From Halotia branconii CENA392, the proteins below share one genomic window:
- a CDS encoding Uma2 family endonuclease: MIAQPETKHYTVEEYLELEIASDIRNEYCDGEIIPMTGGTPNHNDIAGNLYILLKSALKGKNYRTFYADQRLWIPSVSLYTYPDVMVLPKPLELQTGRKDTVVNPCFIAEVLSKSTQNYDRSEKFVAYRKIPTFQEYLLIDQYRIHVEHHVKTAAHQWLFSEYDDPTVTLSLSTFELQIQIAELYENIDFSTV; the protein is encoded by the coding sequence ATGATTGCTCAACCTGAGACAAAACACTACACCGTTGAAGAGTACCTGGAACTTGAAATCGCCTCCGATATCCGCAACGAATACTGCGATGGAGAAATTATTCCAATGACTGGTGGAACACCCAACCATAACGATATTGCTGGAAACTTGTATATTTTGCTTAAATCTGCCCTAAAAGGTAAAAACTACCGAACTTTCTATGCCGATCAACGACTTTGGATTCCCAGTGTCAGCCTATATACCTATCCCGATGTGATGGTTCTGCCCAAACCCTTAGAACTTCAAACTGGACGCAAAGATACCGTGGTGAACCCTTGCTTTATCGCGGAAGTGTTGTCTAAGTCCACCCAAAACTACGATCGCAGTGAGAAATTTGTTGCCTATCGTAAAATTCCTACCTTCCAAGAGTATTTGCTGATCGATCAATATCGCATACACGTTGAGCATCATGTCAAAACAGCTGCTCATCAGTGGCTATTTTCAGAATACGACGACCCAACTGTCACCCTTTCTTTGAGTACCTTTGAGTTGCAAATTCAAATTGCAGAACTTTATGAAAATATTGATTTTTCAACCGTTTGA
- a CDS encoding DUF2103 domain-containing protein, which translates to MGKPKSASLPSTSAKDGRLVWNHSTHIPGLIPILERLCQQNGIQTVTPGVIGRVRGHCPKMQLRVSVPIRGGYKVIARQGKTVQEVFILTTLNQDKFEDAIASAMKN; encoded by the coding sequence ATGGGCAAACCCAAATCAGCATCTCTCCCAAGCACTTCTGCTAAAGACGGCAGACTAGTCTGGAATCACTCTACTCATATTCCTGGTCTTATCCCCATTTTAGAACGTCTGTGTCAGCAGAATGGCATTCAAACCGTCACGCCAGGAGTAATTGGGCGCGTAAGGGGTCATTGCCCAAAAATGCAACTGCGTGTATCTGTACCAATTCGTGGTGGTTATAAAGTGATTGCCAGACAAGGTAAAACAGTACAAGAGGTTTTTATCCTGACCACTTTAAATCAGGATAAGTTTGAAGATGCGATTGCGAGCGCTATGAAAAATTAA
- the psbA gene encoding photosystem II q(b) protein, giving the protein MTTTLQQRSSANVWERFCEWITSTENRIYIGWFGVLMIPTLLAATTCFIIAFIAAPPVDIDGIREPVAGSLIYGNNIISGAVVPSSNAIGLHFYPIWEAASLDEWLYNGGPYQLVIFHFLIGCACYLGRQWELSYRLGMRPWICVAYSAPLASATAVFLIYPLGQGSFSDGMPLGISGTFNFMIVFQAEHNILMHPFHMLGVAGVFGGSLFSAMHGSLVTSSLVRETTETESQNYGYKFGQEEETYNIVAAHGYFGRLIFQYASFNNSRSLHFFLAAWPVVGIWFTALGISTMAFNLNGFNFNQSVIDSQGRVIATWADVINRANLGMEVMHERNAHNFPLDLAAGDVAPVALTAPAING; this is encoded by the coding sequence ATGACTACAACCTTACAACAGCGCTCCAGCGCCAATGTATGGGAACGGTTCTGCGAGTGGATCACCAGCACCGAAAACCGGATTTACATCGGTTGGTTCGGCGTATTGATGATTCCTACCTTGCTAGCCGCTACCACCTGCTTCATCATCGCCTTCATCGCTGCACCTCCAGTAGACATCGATGGTATCCGCGAACCCGTTGCAGGTTCTTTGATTTATGGCAACAACATCATCTCCGGTGCAGTTGTTCCTTCTTCTAACGCTATCGGTTTACACTTCTACCCCATCTGGGAAGCAGCTTCCTTAGATGAGTGGTTGTACAACGGTGGTCCTTACCAATTGGTAATTTTCCACTTCCTAATTGGTTGCGCTTGCTACCTAGGTCGTCAGTGGGAATTGTCCTACCGCTTAGGAATGCGTCCTTGGATCTGTGTAGCTTACTCTGCGCCATTGGCATCAGCTACAGCAGTATTCTTGATCTATCCACTAGGACAAGGTTCATTTTCTGACGGTATGCCCTTGGGTATCTCCGGAACCTTCAACTTCATGATCGTCTTCCAAGCAGAACACAACATCTTAATGCACCCCTTCCACATGCTAGGTGTGGCTGGTGTATTCGGTGGTAGCTTGTTCAGTGCAATGCACGGAAGTTTGGTAACTTCCTCCTTGGTGCGTGAAACCACCGAAACCGAATCACAAAACTACGGTTACAAGTTCGGTCAAGAAGAAGAAACCTACAACATCGTCGCTGCTCACGGTTACTTCGGTCGTCTGATCTTCCAATACGCATCTTTCAACAACAGCCGTTCACTGCACTTCTTCTTGGCAGCATGGCCAGTAGTAGGCATTTGGTTCACCGCATTGGGCATCAGCACAATGGCGTTCAACCTCAACGGTTTCAACTTCAATCAGTCTGTGATTGATTCTCAAGGTCGCGTTATCGCTACCTGGGCTGATGTGATCAACCGCGCTAACTTGGGTATGGAAGTGATGCACGAGCGCAATGCTCACAACTTCCCCTTAGACTTGGCTGCTGGTGACGTTGCTCCTGTTGCTTTAACTGCGCCTGCAATCAACGGCTAA
- the clpS gene encoding ATP-dependent Clp protease adapter ClpS produces the protein MVTRLSAVYGMGTAPTVAPERSNQVTRKLYPSYKVIVLDDDFNTFQHVADCLTKYIPGMTSDRAWELTNQVHYEGQAIVWVGPQEPAELYHQQLRRAGLTMAPLEAA, from the coding sequence ATGGTTACAAGACTTTCAGCTGTTTATGGGATGGGTACAGCACCAACTGTAGCTCCTGAACGGTCTAATCAAGTTACCCGTAAGCTTTATCCGAGCTACAAAGTCATCGTTCTAGACGATGACTTCAACACTTTTCAACACGTTGCTGATTGTTTAACAAAATATATTCCCGGAATGACAAGCGATCGCGCTTGGGAACTCACAAATCAGGTACACTATGAAGGGCAAGCGATCGTCTGGGTTGGTCCACAAGAACCCGCAGAACTTTATCATCAACAGCTGCGCCGAGCTGGTTTAACAATGGCTCCTTTAGAAGCAGCTTAA
- a CDS encoding DNA-methyltransferase, with translation MTKETINFAPYYTQKNGVAYCGDSFELIKLIDENSINLILTSPPFALTRKKEYGNESAEKYIEWFLPFAYEFKRILANNGSFVIDLGGAYLPGNPVRSIYQYELLVRLCKEVGFFLAQEFYHYNPARLPTPAEWVTIKRIRVKDSVNVVWWLSKTPNPKADNRKVLKPYSQSMKKLLTNGYQAKIRPSGHDISQKFQKDNQGAIPANVLEIANTESNSAYLRRCKAAEIKPHPARFPQGFAEFFIKFLTDEGDLVLDPFAGSNTTGFVAETLERRWISFEINEDYLIGSRYRFSQ, from the coding sequence TTGACAAAAGAAACAATTAATTTTGCACCTTATTACACACAAAAAAACGGAGTTGCTTACTGTGGTGATAGTTTTGAACTTATTAAACTAATTGACGAAAATAGTATTAATTTAATTTTAACCTCACCTCCTTTTGCTCTGACACGTAAAAAAGAATATGGCAATGAAAGTGCGGAAAAATATATTGAATGGTTTCTACCTTTCGCTTATGAATTTAAAAGGATATTAGCAAATAATGGTTCATTTGTTATAGATTTGGGAGGTGCTTACCTTCCTGGTAATCCGGTACGGAGTATTTATCAATATGAGCTTTTAGTGAGATTGTGTAAGGAAGTGGGCTTTTTTCTTGCTCAAGAATTTTACCACTACAATCCAGCTCGATTACCTACCCCTGCGGAGTGGGTGACAATCAAACGGATTCGGGTGAAAGATTCTGTAAATGTAGTTTGGTGGTTATCGAAAACACCAAATCCCAAAGCAGATAACAGAAAAGTTTTAAAGCCCTATAGCCAAAGTATGAAAAAGTTACTCACAAATGGCTATCAAGCTAAAATACGTCCTAGTGGACATGATATTTCTCAGAAATTCCAAAAAGATAACCAAGGCGCAATTCCAGCAAACGTTTTAGAAATTGCTAACACTGAATCAAATAGTGCTTATTTACGCCGTTGTAAAGCAGCAGAAATTAAACCCCATCCAGCACGTTTTCCTCAAGGGTTTGCCGAGTTTTTTATCAAATTTTTAACTGACGAAGGTGATCTAGTTTTAGATCCATTCGCAGGTTCTAACACAACTGGGTTTGTTGCTGAAACTCTGGAACGCCGATGGATATCTTTTGAAATTAATGAGGATTATCTTATAGGTAGTCGTTATCGCTTTAGTCAATAG
- a CDS encoding histidine triad nucleotide-binding protein codes for MSETTETIFSKIIRREIPANIVYEDDLALAFKDVNPQAPVHILVIPKKPIPQLADAESSDHAVLGHLLLTAKRIAEEAGLKKGYRVVINTGADGGQTVHHLHLHILGGRQMTWPPG; via the coding sequence ATGAGTGAAACCACAGAAACGATTTTTAGTAAAATCATTCGTCGAGAAATTCCAGCTAATATTGTTTATGAGGACGATTTAGCTTTGGCATTCAAAGATGTAAATCCCCAAGCACCAGTTCACATCCTCGTTATTCCCAAAAAACCTATTCCTCAATTAGCTGATGCCGAATCCTCAGATCATGCTGTTTTAGGACATCTTTTATTAACTGCTAAGCGTATTGCCGAAGAAGCTGGACTTAAAAAAGGTTATCGCGTTGTGATCAATACTGGTGCTGACGGTGGCCAAACCGTCCACCACTTACATTTACATATTTTAGGAGGACGGCAAATGACATGGCCTCCTGGTTGA
- the bchB gene encoding ferredoxin:protochlorophyllide reductase (ATP-dependent) subunit B translates to MKLAYWMYAGPAHIGTLRIASSFKNVHAIMHAPLGDDYFNVMRSMLSRERNFTPVTTSVVDRNVLARGSQEKVVDNITRKDAEEHPDLIVLTPTCTSSILQEDLHNFVERAQLEAKSDVMLADVNHYRFNELQAADRTLHQIVQYYIEKARKKGELPEGKTEKPSVNIIGTSTLGFHNQHDCTELKRLMADLGIEVNTIIPEGASVSELKKMPRAWFNLVPYRELGLMAAVYLQEQFGTPYIDITPMGVVETARCIRKIQQVINEQGADVDYEDFINEQTLHVSQAAWFSRSIDCQNLTGKKAVVFGDNTHAAAVTKILAREMGIHVVWAGTYCKYDADWFREQVSEYCDEVLITDDHGEIGDAIARVEPSAIFGTQMERHVGKRLDIPCGVIASPIHVQNFPIGYKPFLGYEGTNQITDLIYNSFTLGMEDHLLEIFGGHDTKEVITKGISADSDLNWTKDGQAELNKIPGFVRGKVKRNTEKFARDRGFKEINAEVLYAAKEAVGA, encoded by the coding sequence ATGAAATTGGCTTACTGGATGTATGCCGGCCCAGCTCACATCGGCACTCTGCGAATCGCCAGTTCGTTTAAAAACGTTCATGCCATCATGCACGCCCCACTTGGTGATGACTACTTCAACGTTATGCGTTCGATGTTATCGCGGGAGCGAAACTTTACCCCAGTAACAACTAGTGTTGTTGATCGTAACGTTTTGGCACGCGGTTCTCAAGAGAAGGTGGTAGACAACATTACCCGCAAAGATGCCGAAGAACACCCGGATCTAATTGTGTTAACTCCTACCTGCACTTCCAGCATTCTGCAAGAAGACCTACATAACTTTGTGGAACGGGCGCAACTGGAAGCAAAAAGTGACGTGATGCTAGCGGACGTGAACCACTACCGTTTTAACGAACTGCAAGCAGCCGATCGCACTTTGCATCAAATCGTCCAATACTATATTGAGAAAGCCCGTAAAAAAGGAGAACTACCAGAAGGCAAAACCGAAAAGCCCTCTGTTAACATCATTGGTACTTCCACCCTTGGCTTCCACAACCAACACGACTGCACCGAACTCAAGCGGCTAATGGCTGACTTGGGAATTGAGGTAAATACCATAATTCCCGAAGGTGCTTCAGTAAGTGAGTTGAAGAAAATGCCAAGGGCTTGGTTTAACTTAGTGCCTTACCGTGAACTCGGTTTAATGGCAGCTGTTTACTTACAAGAACAATTTGGTACACCCTACATCGATATTACTCCGATGGGTGTGGTGGAAACTGCCCGTTGTATTCGTAAGATTCAGCAGGTAATTAACGAACAAGGTGCAGATGTTGACTACGAAGATTTCATCAATGAGCAAACTTTGCATGTGTCTCAAGCTGCTTGGTTCTCCCGTTCTATTGACTGTCAAAATTTGACTGGCAAAAAAGCTGTAGTATTTGGTGACAACACCCACGCCGCCGCCGTTACCAAAATTTTGGCGCGAGAAATGGGGATTCACGTTGTTTGGGCTGGAACTTATTGCAAGTATGATGCTGACTGGTTCCGCGAACAGGTTAGTGAGTATTGCGACGAAGTGTTGATTACTGATGATCACGGCGAAATTGGGGATGCGATCGCTCGTGTTGAACCCTCCGCCATCTTTGGTACTCAAATGGAACGCCACGTTGGTAAGCGCTTAGATATTCCTTGCGGTGTAATTGCTTCACCAATCCACGTACAAAACTTTCCTATTGGTTACAAACCATTTTTAGGTTACGAAGGTACAAATCAGATTACAGATTTGATCTACAATTCCTTCACTTTGGGAATGGAAGATCACCTATTAGAAATATTCGGTGGTCATGATACCAAAGAAGTAATCACTAAAGGAATTTCTGCTGATTCTGATTTGAACTGGACAAAAGATGGTCAAGCAGAATTGAACAAAATTCCGGGATTTGTGCGCGGTAAAGTCAAGCGAAATACTGAGAAGTTTGCCCGCGATCGCGGCTTCAAAGAAATCAACGCTGAAGTACTTTATGCGGCGAAGGAAGCTGTCGGAGCTTAG
- a CDS encoding FAD-dependent oxidoreductase, with protein MKRRHKVAGFQTSLITFSLISNFFIPDYTVVAAPPRNPDKTVDCEILVVGGGLSGVATAYEALLAGRKVCLTEITDWLGGQISSQGTSALDERPTQRMRQFYSRGYLELRDRIRRKYGELNPGDCWVSDSCFLPRDAHKILTEMLKDAEKRGRGKLEWFPNTVIKELEISPLSKEDSKAGGQLIKSAIAIQHQPAKGAPPINTFPLSNTIEDAYRYQNSSRFTKNIIRLAPKQNKGNAPKWYVVDASETGEIIALADVPYRLGIDARSYLEPSASSTTNDPYCPQGFTYTFAMEATKEPQPQKMPPFYLQYAPYFSYELKRLASFDLLFTYRRIWSPKKGKPEKFGGIGFTTPTPGDISMQNWTWGNDYRPGTAKDNLVYTRQQLQATGQLKPGGWMGGLRTATLDKAEENALSFYYWLVAGTTDSQLGEGVKQQQINNRFLSGINSPMGTVHGLSKYPYMREGRRVIGRPSWGQPGGFGIWEIDISRRDYNDEYYRKTLPADMYRRLKAALAGLEAVSVIDGKVSPDQAMRRTRSTIFPDAVGIGHYAIDFHPCMVQSPPEAPGNTERPGERRGAGQAYPFQIALRAMIPQKIDNLIVGGKSIATSHIAAAAYRVHSFEWSAGAAAGTVAAFSLKNDVAPYQLVDDLPKAEPQLQALKRLLEQNGNPTAFPDTSIFNQNWDDWK; from the coding sequence ATGAAGCGCAGACACAAAGTGGCCGGTTTCCAGACATCGCTTATTACTTTCAGCTTAATATCTAACTTTTTTATACCTGATTATACTGTTGTTGCTGCGCCCCCAAGGAACCCAGACAAAACTGTAGATTGTGAGATTTTGGTTGTAGGTGGTGGACTTTCTGGCGTAGCTACAGCTTACGAGGCTTTACTTGCAGGAAGAAAGGTTTGCTTGACAGAAATTACCGACTGGTTGGGAGGACAAATTTCTTCTCAAGGGACATCAGCATTAGATGAACGACCAACCCAGCGAATGCGTCAATTTTATTCTCGCGGTTATTTGGAACTGCGCGATCGCATTCGGCGCAAATACGGTGAACTCAACCCTGGCGATTGCTGGGTTAGCGATTCATGCTTTCTTCCCCGCGATGCCCATAAAATTTTGACTGAAATGCTCAAAGATGCCGAAAAACGGGGCAGAGGTAAGTTGGAATGGTTCCCCAACACAGTAATTAAGGAATTAGAAATTTCACCCCTTAGTAAAGAAGATAGCAAAGCAGGTGGACAATTAATTAAAAGTGCGATCGCCATCCAACATCAACCAGCAAAAGGCGCACCGCCAATTAATACCTTTCCTTTATCTAATACCATTGAAGATGCTTATCGTTACCAAAACTCTTCACGGTTTACCAAAAATATTATCCGCCTTGCTCCCAAGCAAAATAAAGGAAATGCCCCTAAGTGGTACGTCGTAGACGCTAGCGAAACCGGAGAAATTATTGCTCTGGCTGATGTTCCTTACAGATTAGGCATTGATGCGCGTTCTTACCTAGAACCTTCTGCTTCCAGCACTACAAACGACCCCTATTGTCCTCAAGGCTTTACTTACACTTTTGCAATGGAGGCCACCAAGGAACCACAACCGCAGAAAATGCCCCCATTTTATTTACAATACGCCCCATATTTCAGCTATGAATTAAAGCGACTAGCCAGTTTCGACTTACTTTTTACTTATCGGCGGATTTGGAGTCCCAAAAAAGGAAAACCAGAAAAATTTGGTGGGATAGGTTTTACTACTCCTACGCCTGGGGATATCTCCATGCAAAACTGGACTTGGGGCAATGACTACCGTCCTGGCACTGCTAAAGATAACTTAGTTTACACTCGCCAACAGTTGCAAGCTACGGGGCAGTTAAAACCAGGGGGTTGGATGGGAGGACTGCGAACAGCAACCCTCGACAAAGCAGAAGAAAATGCCCTGTCATTTTATTACTGGCTGGTAGCTGGTACTACAGATTCTCAACTGGGAGAAGGTGTGAAACAGCAGCAAATAAATAACCGCTTTTTATCGGGTATAAATTCCCCAATGGGAACGGTGCATGGTTTATCAAAATATCCCTATATGCGGGAAGGAAGGCGGGTTATTGGACGACCCAGTTGGGGACAACCTGGCGGTTTTGGGATTTGGGAAATTGATATTTCTCGCCGTGATTACAATGACGAGTATTATCGTAAAACTTTACCCGCAGATATGTATCGCCGCTTAAAAGCAGCACTTGCAGGTTTGGAAGCAGTATCGGTAATTGATGGTAAAGTTTCCCCAGACCAAGCAATGCGGCGGACTCGTTCTACCATCTTTCCTGATGCTGTGGGTATCGGTCACTACGCGATAGATTTTCATCCTTGCATGGTACAAAGCCCACCAGAAGCCCCTGGTAACACAGAACGTCCAGGTGAAAGGCGCGGTGCTGGTCAAGCTTATCCCTTCCAAATTGCCCTACGAGCGATGATTCCCCAAAAAATTGATAATTTAATAGTCGGAGGTAAAAGCATTGCTACTAGCCATATTGCTGCGGCTGCCTATCGAGTACACTCCTTTGAATGGTCTGCTGGTGCAGCGGCGGGAACTGTGGCAGCTTTTTCTTTAAAAAATGATGTTGCCCCCTATCAATTGGTAGATGATTTACCCAAAGCAGAACCGCAATTGCAAGCGCTTAAACGTCTGTTAGAGCAAAATGGCAACCCTACTGCTTTCCCTGATACGTCGATTTTTAACCAAAACTGGGATGATTGGAAGTAG
- a CDS encoding CARDB domain-containing protein, protein MASTILNPGDIAITGYITNGSPDSFSFVNLAPIGSGTVIYFNDNGWTGSGFRGVSSTDGDGNENLIRFTANTDIPTGTVIRSTDTSANFTWTTSGSIGTPNGSYNDLSFSQSGEQIAAVQSTNTANPLFSGFTAIYQIDNTGAFEDATSSTTGSVITGLSQAENTATLFDSGATFAAFNLNTLSNGTKAEWLAAINNAANWTFGSETSLPTGNINVSGGMSSQPDLTITQADSPDPVIVGNALTYTLTVGNSSTTNTNDITVEYALPSDVTYSRATVANNFSVNQAGNVVTFFGGSINAGGTATLTVEVIPNTIGLLTSGTATVDPNNIITESNETNNTAAAITTIVNNVALTPRIHEIQGASHISPFNGQNVADVPGIVTALKSNGFYLQDPNPDNDNRTSEAIFVFTSSAPNVQVGDSVLVGGTVTEFRPGGSGGTDNLTITEITSPNVAILSSGNTLPTATVLGNGGRAIPNTVIEDDASNVEQNGVFDPAEDGIDFYESLEAMLVQVNNPVAVSPTNSFGEIWVLADNGANATGRTARGGIVISANDFNPERIQIDDTLFTSGNSPQVNVAATLETIAGVVDYSFNNYEVLPTSLTVTSDTLTKEVTNLTSTIDQLTVATFNVENLDPNDGATKFSNLANRIVNNLKSPDILTIEEIQDNNGATNNGVVDASTTYQTLINAIVAAGGPTYQYRQIDPVNNQDGGEPGGNIRQGFLFNPSRVSFVDIPGGGSLTDTTVTNVDGVPVLSASPGRLDPTNSAFNNSRKPLVGEFTFNGETVYVIGNHFNSKGGDQPLYGPNQPPTLSSEVQRQQQATVVKNFVESILAINPKANIAVVGDLNDFEFSNPVSTLESAGLTSLIETLPENERYTYNFQGNAQVLDHILVSNNLLNKLDGYDVVHINSEFFDQDSDHDPSVARFNLAANNAPQVIQPIDDQITSTNKAFSFNVSNQFIDIDAGDTLTYSATGLPTGSNIVANTGEISGTVAKTGIFAVTVTAADGRGGNVSDTFDLIVANNQATAGNDIIYTSQLSGLNKYVVNALAGSDRVIGTSNTEWINGGKGDDYIDGKGGLDILTGGDGNDTLIGGSGYDTLLGGDGNDRLIGWGNGTKEIDILNGGQGIDTYVLGDEGTVFYARSQNNDYAEIIRFKGNDRMQLKGVAGDYSLRSSRGAVGIFTGNGTELVAVVEDGLDVNTNLAMDSRFLFV, encoded by the coding sequence ATGGCATCTACAATTCTTAATCCTGGCGATATAGCGATTACTGGTTACATTACAAATGGTAGTCCTGACTCTTTTTCTTTTGTTAACCTAGCTCCTATTGGCTCAGGTACAGTAATTTACTTCAATGATAATGGCTGGACTGGTTCAGGTTTTAGGGGAGTAAGTTCTACCGACGGTGATGGTAACGAGAATTTAATTAGATTCACAGCAAATACTGATATTCCTACGGGTACAGTTATTCGTAGCACTGATACATCTGCTAATTTCACCTGGACTACATCAGGATCAATTGGCACACCAAATGGCAGCTATAACGATCTTTCTTTTAGTCAATCTGGTGAACAAATTGCTGCCGTACAGTCAACAAACACTGCTAATCCTCTTTTTTCCGGCTTTACAGCTATTTATCAGATTGATAACACTGGTGCTTTTGAAGATGCAACTAGTTCCACAACGGGTAGTGTGATTACAGGGTTATCGCAGGCTGAGAATACAGCGACTCTCTTTGATAGTGGAGCTACATTTGCAGCATTTAATCTCAATACACTCAGCAATGGTACTAAAGCTGAATGGTTAGCGGCAATTAATAATGCAGCCAACTGGACATTTGGCAGTGAAACTTCTTTACCAACTGGCAATATTAATGTGTCTGGGGGTATGTCTTCTCAACCAGACCTAACCATTACTCAAGCTGACTCTCCTGATCCAGTAATTGTAGGCAATGCTCTCACTTATACCCTGACTGTAGGTAACAGCAGCACTACTAATACTAATGACATTACAGTAGAATACGCCTTACCCAGTGACGTTACTTATAGTAGGGCTACAGTTGCTAATAATTTTAGTGTTAATCAAGCTGGCAATGTTGTTACTTTCTTTGGTGGTAGCATTAATGCTGGCGGGACGGCAACTCTAACTGTTGAAGTCATTCCTAATACAATAGGTCTCCTGACTAGTGGCACAGCAACTGTAGACCCCAACAACATCATTACTGAGAGCAACGAAACTAACAATACTGCTGCTGCCATTACTACCATAGTTAATAATGTAGCTCTAACTCCTCGCATTCATGAAATTCAAGGAGCATCTCACATTTCGCCGTTCAATGGACAAAATGTTGCTGATGTACCAGGGATAGTCACTGCCCTCAAATCTAACGGTTTCTATCTACAAGACCCCAATCCAGATAACGATAACCGCACCAGTGAGGCAATTTTTGTCTTCACTTCTTCAGCACCAAATGTGCAAGTGGGAGACTCAGTACTAGTTGGTGGAACAGTCACAGAGTTCCGTCCTGGCGGTTCTGGCGGCACTGACAACCTGACGATTACAGAAATTACTAGCCCTAATGTTGCCATATTATCTAGTGGTAATACTTTACCAACTGCCACAGTTTTAGGTAATGGTGGGCGGGCAATTCCCAATACAGTTATTGAAGATGATGCCAGCAATGTAGAACAAAATGGTGTTTTCGACCCTGCTGAAGATGGCATTGATTTCTATGAAAGCTTAGAAGCAATGCTGGTGCAGGTCAATAATCCGGTAGCAGTTAGTCCGACAAATTCCTTTGGGGAAATTTGGGTATTGGCAGATAATGGCGCGAATGCTACCGGACGCACGGCGCGGGGCGGTATTGTTATTAGTGCCAATGATTTTAATCCAGAGCGCATTCAGATTGATGACACACTGTTTACTTCTGGTAACTCTCCTCAAGTTAATGTAGCTGCGACATTAGAAACGATCGCAGGCGTAGTCGATTACAGCTTTAATAACTATGAAGTTCTGCCTACCTCATTAACTGTTACTTCAGACACCCTAACCAAAGAAGTTACTAACCTCACTTCTACTATCGATCAGCTCACAGTTGCCACCTTCAACGTCGAAAACCTCGATCCAAATGATGGTGCAACCAAGTTTAGTAATCTAGCCAACCGCATTGTCAATAACCTCAAGTCACCAGATATCTTAACTATCGAAGAAATTCAAGACAACAACGGGGCAACAAATAATGGTGTGGTTGATGCTAGTACTACTTATCAAACATTAATTAATGCCATTGTTGCTGCTGGTGGCCCCACATATCAATATCGCCAAATCGACCCAGTAAACAATCAAGATGGCGGTGAACCTGGTGGTAATATCCGGCAAGGATTCTTATTTAATCCTAGTCGTGTCAGTTTTGTGGATATTCCCGGTGGCGGTTCCCTCACTGATACCACAGTTACCAATGTGGATGGTGTGCCTGTACTTTCTGCTAGTCCTGGTCGCCTTGATCCTACTAATTCTGCCTTTAATAACAGCCGGAAACCGTTAGTTGGTGAATTTACTTTTAACGGTGAAACTGTGTATGTGATTGGCAACCACTTTAATTCTAAAGGTGGCGACCAACCTTTATATGGGCCAAATCAACCGCCTACCCTCAGTAGTGAAGTACAGCGTCAGCAGCAAGCTACGGTGGTGAAAAATTTTGTTGAGAGTATTTTAGCTATTAACCCCAAAGCTAATATTGCGGTAGTGGGTGACTTGAATGATTTTGAGTTTTCTAACCCGGTTAGCACTTTAGAAAGTGCGGGACTGACTTCTTTAATTGAAACTCTGCCAGAAAATGAGCGTTATACCTACAACTTCCAAGGTAATGCCCAAGTTTTGGATCACATTTTAGTTAGTAATAACTTGCTCAATAAATTAGATGGATATGATGTTGTTCACATCAATTCTGAGTTTTTTGACCAGGATAGTGACCATGATCCTAGTGTGGCTCGGTTTAATTTAGCTGCGAATAATGCTCCTCAAGTAATACAGCCGATTGATGATCAAATCACTTCTACTAATAAGGCTTTCTCTTTCAATGTCAGTAATCAATTTATTGACATCGATGCAGGTGATACTTTGACTTACAGCGCTACAGGTTTACCTACTGGATCTAATATTGTTGCCAATACAGGTGAGATATCAGGTACTGTCGCCAAAACTGGCATTTTTGCAGTTACAGTTACCGCTGCTGATGGTAGAGGCGGCAATGTTAGCGATACTTTTGATTTGATTGTTGCTAATAATCAGGCGACTGCTGGGAATGACATCATTTATACCAGTCAACTTAGTGGTTTGAATAAGTATGTAGTTAATGCTTTAGCTGGAAGCGATCGCGTGATTGGTACTAGTAACACCGAGTGGATCAATGGCGGTAAGGGTGATGATTATATCGATGGTAAAGGAGGCCTTGATATCCTGACTGGTGGTGATGGTAATGACACGCTGATAGGTGGAAGTGGCTATGACACGCTTTTAGGTGGCGATGGCAATGACCGTCTGATTGGTTGGGGAAATGGCACTAAGGAAATCGACATCCTCAATGGTGGACAGGGTATAGATACTTATGTTTTGGGGGATGAGGGTACGGTTTTTTATGCTCGTTCTCAAAATAATGACTATGCGGAGATTATCAGATTTAAGGGCAATGATCGGATGCAGTTGAAGGGAGTTGCTGGTGATTATTCTTTGAGGTCGAGCAGAGGTGCTGTCGGTATTTTTACTGGTAACGGTACGGAGTTGGTTGCTGTTGTTGAAGATGGGTTGGATGTAAATACTAATTTGGCGATGGATAGTCGCTTTTTGTTTGTTTAG